From Pelosinus fermentans DSM 17108, the proteins below share one genomic window:
- a CDS encoding arsenate reductase family protein: MNIQIFGTKKCQNTRKAERYFKERKIPYQFIDLTLKALSKGELSSIKRFIALKDLINTESKEYEASNLRYIIHNTEDILLNNPLLLKTPIVRNTSKAATIGYCPEVWKQWQA; this comes from the coding sequence ATGAACATTCAAATCTTTGGTACAAAAAAATGCCAAAATACTCGTAAAGCTGAACGATATTTCAAAGAACGAAAAATCCCCTATCAATTCATTGACTTAACTTTAAAGGCCTTAAGCAAGGGAGAGTTAAGCAGTATAAAAAGATTTATTGCTTTGAAGGATTTAATTAATACGGAAAGTAAAGAATATGAGGCAAGTAATTTAAGATATATCATCCATAATACAGAGGATATTTTACTAAACAATCCTTTATTACTTAAAACACCTATCGTAAGAAACACTTCAAAGGCTGCAACAATTGGATACTGTCCCGAGGTTTGGAAACAGTGGCAAGCTTAA